The following is a genomic window from Amycolatopsis cihanbeyliensis.
CTCAGCCTCGCCGTGTTCGGGCTCAGCTACGTGGCCGCCGACTTCCCGCACACCCCGGTGCTGGCCCAGATCTCGGATGTGCTGCCGGTCGGCCTCGCCCAGCGGCTCGCGCTGCTGATCGATCTCGCGCTGCTGGTGGGGCTGTCCCTGCTGGCCGCACGGACCGCGCGACTACGGCAACCGGAGCCCGGCTAGCAGCCAGCTGGCGGTCGCGGCGGCGATCGGAAACGTGCTGTTGTTCCAGAATGGACTCCAACGGGTTAACCGGCCTGGTCGCGGCGCTGCGAGCGGGCGGTATCACCAGCACGGAACTCACCGACCGGATCCTGGAAAGCGCGCGCGAACACGCGGACCTTTCCGCCTACGTCACCCTGGACGCCGAGCGTGCGCGGCGCGCGGCGGAACTCGCGGACACGGCACCCGTGGCGGAGCGAGACCGGCCGCTGCACGGCATCCCGGTGGCCGTGAAGGACAACATCCACGTCGCCGGCCTGCCGAACACCGCGGGAACGCCCGCACTGGCGGAGTTCGTTCCGGAGGCCGATGCCCCGGTGGTGCGGCGGCTGCGCGAGGCGGGGGCGTTCGTGCTCGGCAAGACCGCGATGCACGAGCTCGCCTTCGGGATCACCAGCGCCTTCTCCGCGCGCCCTCCGGTACGCAACGCCGTTGATCCGCGGTATGTCGCGGGCGGCAGCAGCGGCGGTAGTGCCGTCGCGGTGGCCTGCGGGGTCCCGGCGGCGCTGGGCACGGACACCGGCGGCTCGGTCCGGATCCCGGCCGCGCTGAACGGCGTGTGCGGGCTGCGCCCGAGCACGGGACGGTATCCGGGCAGCGGGGTCACCCCGCTTTCCACCAGCAGGGACACCGTGGGGCCGATGGCCGGCTCGGTGGCCGAGCTCGCCCTGCTGGACGGCGTGCTGGCCGCGGACGACCGGCCGGTGCGGGCGGCGCGGCGGCCCCGGCTGGGTGTGCCGCGCGACCACTTCACCGAACCACTCGGGCCGGAGACGGCCGTGGCCTTCGCGGCGGCGCTGGACCGGCTGCGCGAACAGGGGGTCACCGTGCTGGATGTGCCCGCCTCGGGCTTCGCGGGTGCGGAGCTCGAGATCGGGCTGCCGATCGTGAATCACGAGGCCCGGCACGCGCTGGCCGCCTACCTCGCCGAGTACCTGCCCGCGCTGAGCTTCGCCGAGCTCGCCGAGCGGATCGCGGCGGCGGACGTCCGTACGCTGTTCGAGTCGGCGATACTGGAGGACGCGCCGAGCGCGGTGGCCCTCGCCGACTACCGGGCCGCGCTGGACCAGGGCCGTGGCCGGCTGCGGGCCGCCTACCGCGAGTTGTTCCGCGCGTACGAGCTGGACGCGCTGATCTTCCCGACCACGCCGTGCTGCGCCGTGCCGGTGGCGCAGGCAGGCAACCCGCTCGACCTCGGCGGCGAGGCCGCGGGCGAGTTCCCGACGTTCATCCGCAACACCGGGCCCGGCAGCATCACCGGGCTGCCGGGCCTGACCATCCCGCTCGCCGCCCCCGGCCCGCTGCCGGTGGGGTTGGCCCTGGACGGCCGGCTCGGCGAGGACCGCGCGCTGCTCGGTGTAGGCCTGACCGTGCAGCGGCTGCTCGGCTGAGGCCCCACGTGCTACCGTTCGTTCGAACGAACGAGCGGAGGTGCCATGGGGCTCGACACCGATATCGCGTTCACCGGCCTCGCCGGGCAGGCCCGGCTGCTCGCCACGGGCGGGGTGAGCTCGGCCGAGCTGGCCGCCGACACGCTCGCCAGGATCGAGCGGGCCCAGCCCGAGCTGAACGCCTTCCGGGCGCTCCGGCCGGAGGCCGCGCTGCGCGAGGCCGAGGCCGCCGACCGCAGGCTGGCCGCAGGCGAGCGGGCACCGCTGCTCGGGGTGCCGGTGGCGATCAAGGACGACGTGCACATCGCGGGCCTGCCGACCGCCTTCGGCTGCGCGGGCGACTTCCCCCCGGCCAGGGTGGACAGCGCGGTGGTCGGGGCGCTGAAGCGGGCCGGCGCGGTGATCGTCGGCAAGACCAACACCCCGGAGATCGGGCAGTGGCCGTTCACCGAGGGTCTTGCCTTCGGCGCCACCCGCAACCCCTGGCACACCGGGCACTCGCCGGGCGGGTCCTCCGGCGGTTCCGCCGCGGCGGTGGCCGCGGGGCTGGTCCCGGCCGCCCTCGGCTCGGACGGCGCGGGCTCGGTGCGCATCCCGGCGGCCTGGACCAACCTGGTGGGCATCAAGACCCAGCGGGGTTCGGTCCCCACCGCGCCGGACGCCGAGCTGTTCAACGGGCTCACCGTGCTCGGGCCGCTGGCGCGCACGGTCGGCGACGCCGCGCTGCTGCTGGACGTGGTCGCGGGCACCGGCGAGCGGCATCTGACGGCGGCGGGCAGGGAACCGGGGAGGTTGCGGATCGGGCTGTCCACCCGGATCCCGTTCACCGCCACGCCGACCGGCCTCGACCCGGTGGTGGGCTCGGCGGTCACCGGGCTGGCGGAGCGGCTGGCCGGGCTCGGGCACGAGGTGATCCGGGCCGAACCGCGGTACGGCCTGATCGGGCTGGACTTCCTGCCCCGGTCGCTGGCCGGGGTGCGCGACTGGGTGGCGAGGGTGCCGGAGGTGTCCGCGCTGGACCCGCGCACCAGGGGCAACGCCCGCACCGGCGCCCTGCTCGCCGGGCCGGCACTCGGCCTGGCGCGGCGCGCGGAACCGGTACTGCGCCGGCAGGTCGGCGCGGTGTTCCGCCGGGTCGACGTGCTGCTGGCCCCGACGACGGCGGCACCGCCACCCCGGATCGGGGCGT
Proteins encoded in this region:
- a CDS encoding amidase family protein: MDSNGLTGLVAALRAGGITSTELTDRILESAREHADLSAYVTLDAERARRAAELADTAPVAERDRPLHGIPVAVKDNIHVAGLPNTAGTPALAEFVPEADAPVVRRLREAGAFVLGKTAMHELAFGITSAFSARPPVRNAVDPRYVAGGSSGGSAVAVACGVPAALGTDTGGSVRIPAALNGVCGLRPSTGRYPGSGVTPLSTSRDTVGPMAGSVAELALLDGVLAADDRPVRAARRPRLGVPRDHFTEPLGPETAVAFAAALDRLREQGVTVLDVPASGFAGAELEIGLPIVNHEARHALAAYLAEYLPALSFAELAERIAAADVRTLFESAILEDAPSAVALADYRAALDQGRGRLRAAYRELFRAYELDALIFPTTPCCAVPVAQAGNPLDLGGEAAGEFPTFIRNTGPGSITGLPGLTIPLAAPGPLPVGLALDGRLGEDRALLGVGLTVQRLLG
- a CDS encoding amidase, with protein sequence MGLDTDIAFTGLAGQARLLATGGVSSAELAADTLARIERAQPELNAFRALRPEAALREAEAADRRLAAGERAPLLGVPVAIKDDVHIAGLPTAFGCAGDFPPARVDSAVVGALKRAGAVIVGKTNTPEIGQWPFTEGLAFGATRNPWHTGHSPGGSSGGSAAAVAAGLVPAALGSDGAGSVRIPAAWTNLVGIKTQRGSVPTAPDAELFNGLTVLGPLARTVGDAALLLDVVAGTGERHLTAAGREPGRLRIGLSTRIPFTATPTGLDPVVGSAVTGLAERLAGLGHEVIRAEPRYGLIGLDFLPRSLAGVRDWVARVPEVSALDPRTRGNARTGALLAGPALGLARRAEPVLRRQVGAVFRRVDVLLAPTTAAPPPRIGAFDGLSNWRTDQAMIAACPYAWPWNVLGWPGVNVPAGPTGDGLPLGAQLLGPADSTERLISLAAQLEAVERWAERRPPSWNG